Below is a genomic region from Mesorhizobium sp. NZP2298.
GAGTCGGTCCCCCGCCCCACTCTGCGTGTCTCCAATGATCCAGCGAACGGTGTCGCCGGCAGCGACAGGTCCGGAACCGACGAGTTGTTCGCCCGGCTGCAGCGCAATGTCGGTGACCTGACCGGGCGCGGCATAGATTTGGTAGAGCGCGCCTTCGCTCCAGGGATAGAGCTGGATCGCGTTGATGAAGCCGTCGCGAACAGGCTGCATCCTTGCCGCCTCGTTAGCCTGGCTGATCCGTTGCTTGGGATCGGCCGGCTCGGTTTTCGCCTTGCCGACCTCGATCGGCTTCATCTGTCCGGGCAGCGGAAGCGGTTTCGGCACTTCCACCACTCTCACTGAAGTTGGCGGATCGGTCCTTTCCAACGCAGGCACCGCTGCGTCATAGTCGATCACTGGCGGAACGTATTTTTTCGAAGCGCAGCCGGCCAGCATCGTCGCCGACAGCAATGCCAGCCCAAGCATGCGCAGCCTTGCGATGTCAGCCACGGCCTGTCTCGTCGTTTTGCGCGTTCCTGCCGCAGACATCATGAAAGCTCCTTCGACCAGTTGATGGCATTGACGTAGACCCCGAGTGGATTGGCCTTCAGCCGGTCGGCGTCGCGGGGTTGTTGAATGACGATGGTGAGAATGGCGGCCCAGCGCTCGGTGCCGGTCAGGCCGCCGTTCTCGTAGCGCCGCTCCATCCACGCGACGCGGAATGAGTCCGGCGAAGCGCGGATGACGCTGGAAACCTCTATCGCGATCTGGACTTTGCCGACCTTGGCAAACGGATCATTCAGGCGAGCGTAGTCGTTCAGGGCGACGGCGCCGCGATCGGTCGTGTAGTCGTAGGCGCGCAACCAGTTCTGGCGGACGATGACCGGGTCGTCAGGGATGCTTCTCACCTGCTCGATGAAGCGGGCGAGATGCCACGCGATCTGCGGATCTGTCGGTCGATAATCGGCCACCGCGGAGGCGACCACCTGCGCTTCACCGAACTTGTCAACCTGAACCACCCAGGGCACCACGGTGCCTCGCGCCGACTGCCAGACCAGGGCGGATGCGAAACCGCCTGCCAACAGGAGGGTTCCAAAGGCCATCAGCCGCCAGTTTTTTGCTTGGACGCGTGCCGAGCCGATGCGCTCGTCCCAGACCTGTGCAGCACGCTGATAGGGCGTCTCTGGCTGCGGTGTCTTGCCATACCGGATGGAAGGACGTCTGAAGAGTTTCATCGGCGGTCATCCTGATTGAGGGAAACATTCATCGAGCCGCCGCCATGATCGCCGGAGCGGACGGAATGCACGGCCGTGCTGGCGCCGTGACTCATGGCCTGGCCGCGCTTCATGCGAGCGGCCCATGCCGGCGGCGATCCGGCACCGGGTTCGATGCTCGACGCAAGTCCTGAAGCTGTTGCTCCTGACGGCTGCGCTCCTCCAGTGGCGATCCATGCGGCCGAACGACCAGCCTGCTGACTGGAAGACAGCGCCGATCCTGCGCGCATCGTCGCCTGCTTCACTGGCTGAAGAGCGGCGCCGGCACCGGCCTTGGCAACCCCCGCCACGCCGGCGGCGAATGCGCCCATGCCGCTCTGCCCGGATGTAGCTGCGGCAAGTCCCCACGCGGTCGAGGTGCTACCGGCAAGATGCGCGCCGCCACGGGCAGCTGCTGCCGACATGCGCCCTCCGGCGCCAATGGCACTCGCAGTACCGCCCAAAGCGGCGCGAGCCCCCATGGCCCCGGCCGCACCAAGGCCGACGGCGGCGAGGCTGGTGCCGACCGCAGCGCCCGCGCCCAGTTGCGGCGCTCCGGAAACAAGGCCCGTTGCGATGCCGGGACCGAAGATAGACAACCCCATAAGCGAGAGGGCGCCCAGCACGAGCGACAGGGCATCCGTGATCGTCGGCTGCTCCGTGCCGAACCCTTGAGTGAACTCGCCGAAGAGACCGGAGCCGATGCCGACGATCACAGCCAGCACCAGGATTTTGACGCCGGAAGCGACGATGTTGCCGAGAACTTTTTCGGCGAGGAAAGCGGTCCGGTTCAACAACGCGAAGGGGATCAGCACGAATCCGGCAAGCGTCGTGAGCTTGAACTCGATGAGCGTGACAAAGATCTGGACAGCAAGGATGAAGAACGCGATCAGCACGATCGCCCAGGCGATCATCAGCACCGCGATCTGGACAAAATTCTCAAAGAACGACACATAGCCCATCAGCTGGCTGGCGGCCTCGAGGATCGGATTGCCAGCGTCGATGCCGACCTGTGCGACGCGGCCGGGCTGCAGGAGCGCGGAACCGGAAAGGGCCGATCCTCCCGCCTTCAGGCCGAGCCCGGAAAAGCTTTCGAAAACGATGCCGGCTAGGTGATTGAAGTTGCCGATGATGAAGGCGAAGAAACCGATATACAGCGTCTTCTTCACCAACCTGTGCAACACATCCTCGTCCGCGCCCCAGGCCCAGAACAGGCCGGCGATTGTGATGTCGATGACGATCAAGGTGGACGTCAGAAAGGCCACTTCGCCGCCGAGCAGGCCAAAGCCGGAATCGATGTAGCGGGTGAAGGTATCCAGAAAGCGATCGATGACGCCAGTGTCGTTCATGGCGACACCGTCTTCGTGCCCGGAGCGTTCGACGGCTGAAGGGGCAGAAGCCGGCTCTGATCCTTTTCAATTGACGGAGGCGCATGAGGGGCAGCCGACCGTGGTGGGTTGAGGAACCGCTTGCGGCTTTCCGCCCAGATTCTCCTGCAGGCCTCGTCGGCGATGGCGGCCATGCCGAGATCCCGGCATCGTGCGAGCTCGACCTTTGCTGGCTCGCCGCCCGGATGCGTGGAGCGCGGGGAGGACGCGTCCTGCGAGCCGTCGCCGCGCAACACCATGAAGGCGGCGGTCATGGCGGCGCCAAGGGCGAGGACGGCTGTCATCCGGGCGGCGATCTTGAGATTCATGGCTGGAAGCTTCAGTCGTGGAACATGCGCACTGATGACGGGCTGTAGCCGCTGCCGGCCATGAAGCGACTGAACTGTTCTTGTGCCTGCTCCTGCGCCGCCGCCTGCCTGGCTTGCTCAAGCGCGGCGGCCCTTCCTTGCGCAGCCAACATCGCAGTGAGATCGGCCACCTGCTTTGCCTGCACGGCAAGCAGTTGGTTGCCCGCCTGCGTGGCCTGGAGCACGCCAACGGCCGACTGGCTGGTGTCGACCAGTGCGCTTGTCTGTTGCTGCGTTCCTTCGATGTTGTCGACGGCGACGGCCCCAGCCTTCAATGAATGCTCGAAGGCGGAAACCGAGGTCTGCCAGCGGTCATGCGCGCCGTCGACAAGCTGCTGGCTGGACAGGTCCGAGCCAAAATTCTGGTAGCTGGAGGCGAACTGGCTCTCAATGTTCTGGACGCTGTAGGCGAGCTTGTCGGCCTCACCGAGCAGGCTCTTCATTTCGGCAAAGTTGCCTTCAATCTGACCCAGCAACGACGTCGGCAGTGAGGCGAGATTCTTCGCCTGATTGATCAGCATCTGTGCCTCGTTCTGGAGCGATGTGATCTGGTTCTGGATCTGCTCCAACGCGCGAGCAGCCTGCAGAAGGTTCTGGCTATAATTGGTCGGATCATAAACGATGAGTGCCGAGGCTGGCGCCGACGACAGCGCGATGGCGAGGGCGACAAAACTGGCGGTCGCCATATGACGAAGGCGAAGACGTCTGCGAACGGAATTCATGACAAAACCTCCTTTGCGGATTGGTCGATGACGGCGCTGAGATCGGGAATGAGTTCAGCCGCCCACGGGAGGCCTCGTTCGGAAAGCCAGCCCGCAAGGAAGTGCTCGCGACCTGCCTCGATGATCACCCTGTCGATCGCTGCCTGATCGGACTTGGACGATGCGGCGACCAATGCCAGCGCAATCGGGCCCAGCCCCAGCTCAAACAGCCGATTGCCGCGGCGTGATTGACAGTAGTAGTCGCGCTTCGGGGTAGCGCGGGCGACGATCTCGATCTGGCGATCGTTAAGCCCAAACCGGCGATAGATGGCAGTGATCTGTGGCTCGATGGCGCGCTCGTTTGGCAGGAAGAGCCGCGTCGGGCAGCTTTCGACGATCGCCGGCGCGATCCTGCTGCCGTCGATGTCGGAGAGCGATTGCGTTGCGAAGACTACGGAAGCGTTCTTCTTCCTCAGCGTCTTCAGCCATTCGCGGAGTTGGTCGGCAAAGCCACCATCGTCGAGCGCCAGCCAGCCTTCATCGATGATCAGGAGCGTAGGACGACCGTCCATCCTCTGCTCAATCCGGTGGAAGAGATAGGCGAGCACCGCGGGTGCCGCTCCCGTTCCGATCAAACCTTCGGTCTCGAATGCCTGCACGGATGCGTCCCCGAGACGCTCGTGCTCCGCATCGAGCAGCCGGCCGTATGGACCGCCGACGCAATAGGGACGCAGCGCCTGCTTCAACGGTGAGGATTGCAGCAGCACGGTGAGGCCGGTCAGTGTCCGCTCCTGAACGGGTGCACTGGCCAGGGACGTCAGCGCCGACCAGAGATACTCCCTGACCTCCGGCGTGATCGGCACGCCTTCGCGCAGAAGAATGTCAACGAGCCAGTCCGCCGCCCATGCACGCTCCGGAATATGGTGGATGCGGCCAAGCGGTTGCAGCGAAACGGCGTCGATGTCGTTCGACAGGTCTGTGAGCGTCAGCAGAGCAAGCGGATCGTCCGCTCCCTCCCCGTTCGCCGCACTGCTGCCGAGATTGTGCCAGTCGCCGTGCATGGCGAGCATGGCCGCACGGATCGACCCACCGAAGTCGAAGGCAAAGATCTGGTTGTTCTCGTAGCGGCGGAACTGCATTGCCATCAAGCCGAGCAGCACGGACTTGCCGGCGCCGGTCGGGCCAACGACAAGGGTATGGCCGACATCGCCGACATGCAGGCTGAACCGGAACGGTGTCGCGCCGTCCGTCCTGGCGAAGAAGAGGGGCGGAGCGCGAAAATGCTCGTCCTCCGGTGGCCCGGCCCAGACCGCCGACAGTGGAATCATGTGAGCGAGGTTCAGCGTCGATAGTGGTGGCTGGCGGACATTTGCGTAGGCGTGTCCAGGAATGCTGCCGAGCCATGCTTCCACTGCGTTGACGCCCTCGCCAATACACGAGAAATCCCGTCCCTGGATGACCTTCTCGAGCAGCCGCAGCTTCTCGTCTGCGATCGATGGATCGGCATCCCACACCGTTACTGTAGCGGTGACATAAGCCTGTCCGATCTGGTCGGAGCCGAGATCCTGCAGGGCCGCGTCCGCGTCGGCGGCCTTGTTGGCCGCGTCGGTGTCGACGAGGACAGACGCCTCATTGGTCATCACCTCCTTGAGGATGGCGGCGACGGACTTCCGTTTTGCGAACCATTGGCGGCGGATTCTCGTCAGCAACCTGGTCGCATCCGTCTTGTCGAGCAGGATTGCCCGGGTCGACCAGCGGTAGGGAAAGGCAAGCGCATTGAGATCATCGAGAATTCCCGGAAAGGTTACGGTTGGGAAACCGATGATGGTGAGCGTGCGAAGATGGACGTCGCCAAGGCGTGGCTCCAGTCCACCGGTAAGGGGCTGATCGACAAGAAGTGCGTCGAGATGCATCGGCGTCTCGGGGACACGGACACGATGCCGCCTGGTTGAGACCGTCGAATGCAGGTAGGTCAGTGTCTCGACATCATCGAGCCAGGCGGCTTCAGGAACGAAGCCTTCGATCAGATCCAGCACCCGGTCGGTGCGGTCGATGAAACCCTTCAGCAATCCCCAGGGATCGACGCCGTTCCTTTCCCGCCCCTCGTAAAGCCAGTTCTCCATCCGCGAGACGTCCTCGGCCGGTGGCAACCAGACGAAGGTCAGAAAATAGCTGCTTTCGAACAGCTCTCCGTTCGGCCGGCGATCGCTCCACCGCAACGCTCCAGGACCGTCCCCATTTTCGAACTGTTCACGCCGCTCAATGTCGAAAAGAGCCGATGCGGCATCGGGGAACCGACTGTCGGGGTAGTCGGTGGCGGGATTGCGTTGCGCCTCCACGAAGAGAGCCCAGCCTGAGCCGAGACGACGGAGCGCACTGTTCAGCCGTGCCGTCGTGCCGACCAGTTCTGACGGCGTCGCGGAGGCCAGATCGGGGCCGCGAAAACGGGCGGTTCTCTGGAACGAGCCATCCTTGTTGAGCACAACGCCCGGCGCCACCAAGCCCGCCCACGGCAGATAGTCGGCAAGGCCCGAATTCTTCTTGCGGTATTCGGCAAGGTTCATCATGTCGAAGACCTCTCAGCAGCCGAAATGCGCGGGATACCGCAGGTGCCGACGAACGACGTCGACGAACTGCGCATCGCGTTTGGTGGCCCAGACGGCCGCGAAATGGCTGATCCCCCAGATGACGAGACCAGCGATCCAGAGGCGCAGTCCCAGCCCGACCGCGCCTGCCAGCGTGCCGTTGGCGATGGCGACCGCGCGCGGCGCTCCGCCGAGCAGGATCGGTTCGGTCAGGGCGCGATGCACCGGCGCGAAAAACCCCTGGACGTCTTCGTCTTCCAGCAGGGACCCGGCCATCAGACGAGCGCTCCGCCGCCGAATGAGAAAAACGACAGGAAGAACGAACTCGCTGCGAACGCGATGGACAGACCGAAGACGATCTGGATCAGCCGGCGGAAGCCGCCCGAAGTGTCACCAAAGGCAAGCGAGAGCCCGGTGACGATGATGATGATCACCGCCACGATCTTGGCGACCGGGCCCTCTACGGATTCAAGGATTTGCTGGAGCGGCTGCTCCCACGGCATCGACGAGCCGGCCGCGCGAGCCGGCACGACTGTTAGGATCGCGACCGCGCCTGCGGCGCAAGTCAGGGTCAGCAATGGGCATAGCTGACGAAACGATGACGAAGTGGAACGCAGGACATTCATTCTGGCCTCCATTGGGACTGGGACTGCACGGATGGGTCGCTCTCGAGCCTGGCATCGAGCATGCGATAGTCGCGGGTGGTCGGATCGAGCCCGTTGACCAGCGCGATTTCGACGAGGCGGCGAGCCGAGCCACGGCCGGCGAGGACCGCGATGAGATCGATGGTCTCGGCGATCAGCATGCGCGGAACCGTAACGACGGCCTCCTGCACCAGCTGCTCAAGACGCAGCAGTGCGCCGAGCGCGGAACTCGCGTGGATGGTGCCGATCCCACCGGGATGACCGGTGCCCCAGGCTTTCAGAAGATCGAGCGCTTCGGCGCCCCGCACTTCGCCGATGGGAATGCGATCGGGGCGAAGCCGCAACGAGGACTTGACCAGGTCGGACAGCGAGGCAACGCCATCCTTGGTGCGCAGCGCCACAAGATTGGGCGCCGCACACTGCAGCTCGCGCGTGTCCTCGATCAGCACGATGCGATCCGAAGTCTTGGCCACCTCGGCAAGCAGGGCATTCACCAGCGTGGTTTTTCCGGTGGACGTGCCGCCGGCGACCAGCACGTTCTTCCTCTTTTCGACCGCAAGCCGGAGCACATCGGCCTGGGCTTCCGTCATGACACCGGTGCCGACATAGTCCTCGAGCATGAAAACAGCGACGGCAGGCTTGCGGATGGCAAACGTTGGCGCCGCGACGACCGGCGGCAACAAGCCCTCGAAACGTTCGCCCGTCTCAGGCAACTCGGCCGACACCCGCGGCGATCCCGCATGCACTTCCGCGCCGACATGGTGAGCGACCAGACGGACGATGCGCTCGCCGTCGACTGGGACCAGACGTTCATCCGTGGCGCAGAGCCCGTCCTTCAGACGATCGATCCAGAGGCGTCCGTCCGGGTTGAGCATCACCTCAACCACAGCCGGGTCTTCAAGGAATCGGGCTATGGCGGGTCCAAGCGCTGTGCGCAGCATGCGCGCGCCGCGCGAGACAGCTTCCGTGCCGGTTTGATAATTGATTGCCACGGTGTCCCCATTCACCGCAGCGAGTTGTTGGTGCTGCGGTCGGGGATGATTAGAAGAGGCAGGAATAGCACCCTTGCAACAAGCAAAATCGGTGATCGCCCCCCGGCGTGCAGAGACTTGCAAAATGCGGTGCGACGGCTTTGCCGCGTAGTCGCCGCTGTCTATCGCGCTGGGGAATCATCCTCGTGGGCCGGCGGCGCCGGCGGGACATCGTCGGCGATTTCCTGCCTGAGCTTCGGCCCTTTGCTCAACCTGCGGCCAAGCGCGTCGACGAACGCGTCATAGCGCTGCAGTCCCTTTGCGCGGGCGTCGGCTTGCGCGGATTCCGGCAACGCCGGGGTCGAGTTGAGCCAGAAGCGGACGAACAGCGCCAGTGTCTCGATCGCGATGCCGACATCGCGCTCGACACGTTGCACGCGCCGGTCGATCTGGTCGAGGCGCCGCGTGATCGCTGCCTCCTTCCGTTCCTCGGCGTCTGGTGACAGGAACGACGCGATCGCGGCCTCGGCTATCAGCGACAGTGAGACGTCCCGCCTCGCCGAATAATCGCCAAGCGCATTCATGACGTCAGGATCGAGATAAGCGGAGAGCCGCTTCTTCTTCGCGTTCTTCACCGATCAGAGCTCGATGCCGTCATTCGGATCAAGGCTCGCCTGTCGCGCAGTGCGCCGCATGGCTTGATCCACCGCGCGACGCCGCAGGGCGTCGTCATCAGCTTCGTCTCGGTCGAGGTCGAATTCTTCGTTTCGCTGAACTGTTCGTACCGGCGTAATGTCCTCATGTTCTGGAAGCTCCGGTTGGCGTCGGATCCCGCCATCTGCTGGATCCTCGTCTTGCGCCTCCATCGCAGACTTCGCTTGCGGTAGCCCGCCTTCTGACGCCGAGAGGATCGTTGCGCCTGTCCAATCGTCGGGACGCGATGGCCCTGAAGCCGTTTCGCGCTTAGGAGGCGACAGGACGCGCTCGGCAAGGCGGGGGTCAGCAAAATAGCGCGCCTTCTTCGCCCGGATCGGGAACAGGCCGGACACCATGACGATGGCATCGGTCGGCGGAAGCTGCATGATCTCGCCGGGTGTCATCAGCGCCCGTGCCGTTTCCTGCCGTGACACCATCAAATGTCCTAGCCAGGGCGACAACCTATGCCCGGCATAGTTTTTCATGGCACGCATCTCGGTTCCTGTTCCGAGCGAGTCGGAGACCCGTTTGGCGGTACGCTCGTCATTCGTCGCAAAGCTCACGCGCACATGGCAGTTGTCGAGGATGGAGTTGTTCGGCCCGTACGCCTTTTCGATCTGGTTGAGCGACTGGGCAATCAGGAAAGACTTGATACCGTAGCCCGCCATGAAGGCCAGCGCACTTTCAAAAAAGTCGAGCCGGCCAAGCGCCGGAAACTCGTCAAGCATCATTAGTAGACGATGCCGTCGATCCTTCGCATGAAGCTCCTCCGTCAACCTGCGGCCGATCTGGTTGAGGACGAGGCGGATGAGCGGCTTCGTGCGGCTGATGTCCGATGGCGGCACGACGAGGTAGAGCGTCGTCGGCCGATCCCCTTCGGTTAGCTCAGCAATCCGCCAATCGCATTGCGACGTCACCTTTGCCACCACGGGGTCGCGGTAAAGGCCGAGAAAGCTCATCGCAGTTGAGAGCACGCCCGATCGCTCATTCTCCGACTTGTTGAGCAACTCGCGCGCCGCCGATGCCACCACCGGGTGTGGGCCGGCGTCGCCGAGGTGGCGCGTGAGCATCAT
It encodes:
- the trbE gene encoding conjugal transfer protein TrbE produces the protein MMNLAEYRKKNSGLADYLPWAGLVAPGVVLNKDGSFQRTARFRGPDLASATPSELVGTTARLNSALRRLGSGWALFVEAQRNPATDYPDSRFPDAASALFDIERREQFENGDGPGALRWSDRRPNGELFESSYFLTFVWLPPAEDVSRMENWLYEGRERNGVDPWGLLKGFIDRTDRVLDLIEGFVPEAAWLDDVETLTYLHSTVSTRRHRVRVPETPMHLDALLVDQPLTGGLEPRLGDVHLRTLTIIGFPTVTFPGILDDLNALAFPYRWSTRAILLDKTDATRLLTRIRRQWFAKRKSVAAILKEVMTNEASVLVDTDAANKAADADAALQDLGSDQIGQAYVTATVTVWDADPSIADEKLRLLEKVIQGRDFSCIGEGVNAVEAWLGSIPGHAYANVRQPPLSTLNLAHMIPLSAVWAGPPEDEHFRAPPLFFARTDGATPFRFSLHVGDVGHTLVVGPTGAGKSVLLGLMAMQFRRYENNQIFAFDFGGSIRAAMLAMHGDWHNLGSSAANGEGADDPLALLTLTDLSNDIDAVSLQPLGRIHHIPERAWAADWLVDILLREGVPITPEVREYLWSALTSLASAPVQERTLTGLTVLLQSSPLKQALRPYCVGGPYGRLLDAEHERLGDASVQAFETEGLIGTGAAPAVLAYLFHRIEQRMDGRPTLLIIDEGWLALDDGGFADQLREWLKTLRKKNASVVFATQSLSDIDGSRIAPAIVESCPTRLFLPNERAIEPQITAIYRRFGLNDRQIEIVARATPKRDYYCQSRRGNRLFELGLGPIALALVAASSKSDQAAIDRVIIEAGREHFLAGWLSERGLPWAAELIPDLSAVIDQSAKEVLS
- a CDS encoding CopG family transcriptional regulator, whose amino-acid sequence is MNALGDYSARRDVSLSLIAEAAIASFLSPDAEERKEAAITRRLDQIDRRVQRVERDVGIAIETLALFVRFWLNSTPALPESAQADARAKGLQRYDAFVDALGRRLSKGPKLRQEIADDVPPAPPAHEDDSPAR
- a CDS encoding VirB3 family type IV secretion system protein, translated to MAGSLLEDEDVQGFFAPVHRALTEPILLGGAPRAVAIANGTLAGAVGLGLRLWIAGLVIWGISHFAAVWATKRDAQFVDVVRRHLRYPAHFGC
- the trbJ gene encoding P-type conjugative transfer protein TrbJ — its product is MATASFVALAIALSSAPASALIVYDPTNYSQNLLQAARALEQIQNQITSLQNEAQMLINQAKNLASLPTSLLGQIEGNFAEMKSLLGEADKLAYSVQNIESQFASSYQNFGSDLSSQQLVDGAHDRWQTSVSAFEHSLKAGAVAVDNIEGTQQQTSALVDTSQSAVGVLQATQAGNQLLAVQAKQVADLTAMLAAQGRAAALEQARQAAAQEQAQEQFSRFMAGSGYSPSSVRMFHD
- the trbF gene encoding conjugal transfer protein TrbF → MKLFRRPSIRYGKTPQPETPYQRAAQVWDERIGSARVQAKNWRLMAFGTLLLAGGFASALVWQSARGTVVPWVVQVDKFGEAQVVASAVADYRPTDPQIAWHLARFIEQVRSIPDDPVIVRQNWLRAYDYTTDRGAVALNDYARLNDPFAKVGKVQIAIEVSSVIRASPDSFRVAWMERRYENGGLTGTERWAAILTIVIQQPRDADRLKANPLGVYVNAINWSKELS
- the trbK-alt gene encoding putative entry exclusion protein TrbK-alt, producing the protein MNLKIAARMTAVLALGAAMTAAFMVLRGDGSQDASSPRSTHPGGEPAKVELARCRDLGMAAIADEACRRIWAESRKRFLNPPRSAAPHAPPSIEKDQSRLLPLQPSNAPGTKTVSP
- a CDS encoding conjugal transfer protein TraG, whose protein sequence is MPATRILWGQVLTVLLIVLVTTWCASQWTAWRLGFQPQLGQPWFEFAGQPIYPPPAFYWWWFFYDAYAPAIFVEGALIAASGSFIAIAVAVGMSVWRAREAKNAATYGSARWATRDEVRAEGMTGPDGVVLGKLDHDYLRHDGPEHVLCFAPTRSGKGVGLVVPSLLTWPGSAIVHDIKGENWELTAGWRARHGRVLLFDPTNATSSAYNPLLEVRRGEWEVRDVQNVADVLVDPEGSLERRNHWEKTSHALLVGAILHVLYAEQDKTLAGVANFLSDPQRPIETTLRTMMLTRHLGDAGPHPVVASAARELLNKSENERSGVLSTAMSFLGLYRDPVVAKVTSQCDWRIAELTEGDRPTTLYLVVPPSDISRTKPLIRLVLNQIGRRLTEELHAKDRRHRLLMMLDEFPALGRLDFFESALAFMAGYGIKSFLIAQSLNQIEKAYGPNNSILDNCHVRVSFATNDERTAKRVSDSLGTGTEMRAMKNYAGHRLSPWLGHLMVSRQETARALMTPGEIMQLPPTDAIVMVSGLFPIRAKKARYFADPRLAERVLSPPKRETASGPSRPDDWTGATILSASEGGLPQAKSAMEAQDEDPADGGIRRQPELPEHEDITPVRTVQRNEEFDLDRDEADDDALRRRAVDQAMRRTARQASLDPNDGIEL
- the trbL gene encoding P-type conjugative transfer protein TrbL; the encoded protein is MNDTGVIDRFLDTFTRYIDSGFGLLGGEVAFLTSTLIVIDITIAGLFWAWGADEDVLHRLVKKTLYIGFFAFIIGNFNHLAGIVFESFSGLGLKAGGSALSGSALLQPGRVAQVGIDAGNPILEAASQLMGYVSFFENFVQIAVLMIAWAIVLIAFFILAVQIFVTLIEFKLTTLAGFVLIPFALLNRTAFLAEKVLGNIVASGVKILVLAVIVGIGSGLFGEFTQGFGTEQPTITDALSLVLGALSLMGLSIFGPGIATGLVSGAPQLGAGAAVGTSLAAVGLGAAGAMGARAALGGTASAIGAGGRMSAAAARGGAHLAGSTSTAWGLAAATSGQSGMGAFAAGVAGVAKAGAGAALQPVKQATMRAGSALSSSQQAGRSAAWIATGGAQPSGATASGLASSIEPGAGSPPAWAARMKRGQAMSHGASTAVHSVRSGDHGGGSMNVSLNQDDRR
- a CDS encoding TrbC/VirB2 family protein translates to MNVLRSTSSSFRQLCPLLTLTCAAGAVAILTVVPARAAGSSMPWEQPLQQILESVEGPVAKIVAVIIIIVTGLSLAFGDTSGGFRRLIQIVFGLSIAFAASSFFLSFFSFGGGALV
- the trbB gene encoding P-type conjugative transfer ATPase TrbB, translating into MLRTALGPAIARFLEDPAVVEVMLNPDGRLWIDRLKDGLCATDERLVPVDGERIVRLVAHHVGAEVHAGSPRVSAELPETGERFEGLLPPVVAAPTFAIRKPAVAVFMLEDYVGTGVMTEAQADVLRLAVEKRKNVLVAGGTSTGKTTLVNALLAEVAKTSDRIVLIEDTRELQCAAPNLVALRTKDGVASLSDLVKSSLRLRPDRIPIGEVRGAEALDLLKAWGTGHPGGIGTIHASSALGALLRLEQLVQEAVVTVPRMLIAETIDLIAVLAGRGSARRLVEIALVNGLDPTTRDYRMLDARLESDPSVQSQSQWRPE